The window CTTGCTGACGATGCGGAGTTCGACGTCGGCGGGCAGCCGGTCGGCGATCGTCGCGATGACGTCGTCCGCCTCGAAGCCTTGGCGTTCGAGGATGGGGACGTGCAGGTCGTCGAGGATCGCGCGGACGAGGCCGATCTGGTCGCCGAGGTCCTCCGGCGTCGCGTCGCGGTTCTCCTTGTACGCCGCGTAGGCGTCCTTGCGGAAGGTGGTTTCGTCGCTGACGTCGAAGGCGACCGCGAAGTAGGTGGGGTCCTGCCCCAACAGGTTGAGGAGGAGTTGCGTGAAGACGTAGGCGGCCTTGACGTTGCGGCCGTCGGGGGTCGTGAGCTCGCGGAACGGCGCGTAGTACGCGCGGAAGATCTGGGCGTGCCCGTCGAGCAGGTAGAAGGTCTTCACGGGCGTCTCCGTCGGGGCTTCGGCATCGCCGGCAACCTAGCACGCGCCGCCCCGCCGACCGGCTTCGTGGCGACGGGCAACGTCCCCCCCGACGGCGGGCGGCTAGGGTGGAGGGGTGCCCCTCGACGTCCACGCCCCCTTCGAACCCGCCGGCGATCAGCCGAAGGCGATTCGGAGCCTCGTGGAGGGCCTCGAGGACGGCCTGCGCTACCAGACGCTGTTGGGCGTCACCGCGTCGGGCAAGACCCACACGATGGCGCGCGTCATCGAACGCACGCAGCGGCCCGCGCTCATCCTCGCGCCGAACAAGATCCTCGCCGCCCAGCTCGCGAGCGAGTTCAAGGAGTTCTTCCCCGACGCCGCCGTCGAGTTCTTCGTCAGCTACTACGACTACTACCAACCCGAGGCGTACGTCCCGGCCCGCGACCTGTTCATCGAGAAGGACGCGAACGTCAATGCGGAGCTCGAGCGGTTGCGGCACTCCGCGACGCGGAGCCTGCTGACGCGGCGCGACACGGTGATCGTCGCGTCGGTCTCCAGCATCTACGGCCTCGGTTCGCCCGAGGAGTACGAACGCAAGCACGTCCTGCTCGCGCCGGGCCTGCAGGTCCCGCGCGACGAGCTGTTGAGCAAACTCGTCGTGATGCAGTACGAACGCAACGACGTCGAGATCGCGCCCGGCCGCTTCCGCGTCAAGGGCGACGTGATCGACGTGTGGGGCTCGCACGACGAGGCGCCGGTCCGCATCGACTTGTGGGGCGACGAGATCGACGGCCTGCACGAGCTGCACCCCACGACGCTGGAGCCGACCGCGACGCTGGAGGGCACGACGATCTTCCCCGCCAGCCACTACATGATGCCGGAGGAGTCGCTCGACGCGATCGTGCGGCAGATCGAGGCCGACCTCGAGGCGCGCCTCGATTTCTTCGAGGCGAACGGCAAGCTGCTCGAGGCGCAACGCCTGAAGGAACGCACCCGCTACGACCTGGAGATGCTCAAGACGCTCGGGACGTGCAAGGGCATCGAGAACTACTCGCGCTACCTCGACGGGCGCGCCGCGGGCGACACCCCGACGACGCTGCTGGACTACTTCCCCGACGACGCGCTGGTGTTCCTCGACGAGTCGCACCAGATGGTGCCGCAGATCTCGGGCATGTACAACGGCGACCGGGCCCGCAAGACGACGCTCGTGGAGTACGGCTTTCGCTTGCCGTCGGCGCTCGACAACCGCCCGCTGCAGCTCGGGGAGTTCTTCGACAAGGTCGGGCAGGTCGTGTTCGTCTCCGCGACGCCCGGCGATCACGAGGCGGAGCGCGCCGACCAGGTCGTCGAGCAGGTCGTGCGCCCCACCGGCCTGGTCGACCCGACCATCACCGTCAAACCGACGCAGGGGCAGGTCGACGACCTGCTGTTCGCCGCCCGCGAACGCGCGGAGGCGGGCGAGCGGACGCTGGTGACGACGTTGACGAAGAAGATGGCGGAGGACCTCGCGGAGTACCTCGCGAACCACGGCGTGCGGGTCCGCTACATGCACAGCGACATCGACGCCGTGGAGCGCCAGGAGATCATCCGCGACCTGCGCCTCGGGCGCTTCGACGTGCTGGTCGGCATCAACCTGCTGCGCGAGGGGCTGGACATCCCCGAGGTGAGCCTCGTGTGCATCCTCGATGCCGACAAGACCGGGTTCCTGCGCAACCCCCGCAGCCTCGTCCAGACGATCGGGCGGGCCGCGCGGAACGTGCGGGGCGAGGTGTTCATGTACGGCGACGTCACGACCGACGCGATGCGCGTCGCGATGCAGGAGACCGAACGCCGGCGCGAGAAGCAGCTCGCCCACAACGCCGAGCACGGGATCGAACCGCAGACGATCCGCAAGGCGGTCCGCGCGGTGCTGCGCTACGGCGGGACGGCGGCGGAGGACACCGCGGAGGTCGCGCCGGCCCAGCTGGACGACGCGACCCGTACCGACCTGCTGCGGCACCGCGAGATGCTGGAGCAGGAGATGTTCGTCGCCAGCGCCGACCTGGCGTTCGAGAAGGCGGCGTCGCTGCGCGACAAGATCCGGGAGATCGACGCGATGCTGGACGGCAGCGTCACGGAGGTCGACCTCACGAAGCTCGAAGGCATCGACGAGCTGGTGACGTCCCGCCCGGCGGCGTCGTGAGCGCCGCGCGGTCCGCCGCGGGGGCGGACGTCGCCTTCGCGGGGTTCGGTCGCGACGCGCTCGCGTGGCTCTCGGAGCTCGAGACGCACAACGAGCGGGCCTGGTTCCAGGCGAACAAGGCGCGCTACGAGGCGGAGGTGCGCGGTCCCATGCGGGCGCTGCTCGCGGAGCTGGGGGGCTGGTTCGGTCCGGGGAAGGTGTTCCGCCCCAACCGCGACGTGCGTTTCGCGCGGGGCAAGGGACCGTACAAGGCGTGGGTCGGCGCGACGGTCGGGGAGGGCGGCCGGGTCGCCGGCCGCTACGTCCAGCTCGACGCGACGCACTTCCTCGTCGCCGCCGGCGCGCACCGCCTGGAGCGCGAGACATTGGCCCGCTACCGCGCGGCGGTCCGCGCGGAGGCCAGCGGGCGGGCGCTGCAGCGCATCGCCGACGCCCTCGCCGAGGCCGGCACGCCGCTCCACGGCGCGACGTTGACGCGGGGCCCGCGCGACGTGCCGCCCGACCACCCCCGGCTCGGACTCCTCAAGCACACGTCGGTGACCCTCGAGGTGCGTACGCCGGTCGGGCCGTGGCTGGCGGACCCCGACGCGGTCCTGGAGCGGGTCGTGCCGACCCTCCTCGCCGCCGAGCCGCTCCTCGGGTGGCTCCGGAAGCACCTCGCGTGAACGCCCTGGACGCGGTCTGGGACGCGCTTCCGGTCGGCGTGCTGGTGGTGGACGCGGCGGGGGTGGTGCGTCACGCGAACCCCGCGGCGGAGCTCCTCCTCGGCTGCACCCGCGGGGCGGTCGGGACGCCGCTCGTCGATCTCGTGCGGCCGGCGGAGGACGACGCGGCGCAGGCGGGCGACGCGCCGTTCCTGCCGGACGTGGATGCGGTCGTCGCGCGCCGTGCGTGGCGGGGCGTCCGGACGATCCGTGCGGCGGGGGGCGCCCGCACGGCGGTGTTCGTCCGCCTCCTCGCCCTTCCGGGCGACGCGGACGGCCGCGTGCTCGTCACGCTTCACGACGCCGACGCCGAGGTGCGGCTGCGGCAGCTCGACGACCTGTTCGAGGGGCTCGACGTGGGCGTCGCCTGGTCGGACGCGAGCGGCACGACGCTGGCGGGCATGAACCGCGCCTACGCCGCGATGCAGGGGACGACCCCCGAGGCGCTCCTGGGGACCCCGATCCTCGAGCGCTTTCCGCACGAACGACGCTCGCTCGTCCAGGCCCGCTTCGACGAGGCCGACCGGACCGGCGTCACGACCTACGACACCGAACGCGTCCGGCCCGACGGCACCACGGTCCCGACCTGGACG of the Trueperaceae bacterium genome contains:
- the uvrB gene encoding excinuclease ABC subunit UvrB, translating into MPLDVHAPFEPAGDQPKAIRSLVEGLEDGLRYQTLLGVTASGKTHTMARVIERTQRPALILAPNKILAAQLASEFKEFFPDAAVEFFVSYYDYYQPEAYVPARDLFIEKDANVNAELERLRHSATRSLLTRRDTVIVASVSSIYGLGSPEEYERKHVLLAPGLQVPRDELLSKLVVMQYERNDVEIAPGRFRVKGDVIDVWGSHDEAPVRIDLWGDEIDGLHELHPTTLEPTATLEGTTIFPASHYMMPEESLDAIVRQIEADLEARLDFFEANGKLLEAQRLKERTRYDLEMLKTLGTCKGIENYSRYLDGRAAGDTPTTLLDYFPDDALVFLDESHQMVPQISGMYNGDRARKTTLVEYGFRLPSALDNRPLQLGEFFDKVGQVVFVSATPGDHEAERADQVVEQVVRPTGLVDPTITVKPTQGQVDDLLFAARERAEAGERTLVTTLTKKMAEDLAEYLANHGVRVRYMHSDIDAVERQEIIRDLRLGRFDVLVGINLLREGLDIPEVSLVCILDADKTGFLRNPRSLVQTIGRAARNVRGEVFMYGDVTTDAMRVAMQETERRREKQLAHNAEHGIEPQTIRKAVRAVLRYGGTAAEDTAEVAPAQLDDATRTDLLRHREMLEQEMFVASADLAFEKAASLRDKIREIDAMLDGSVTEVDLTKLEGIDELVTSRPAAS
- a CDS encoding DUF2461 domain-containing protein is translated as MSAARSAAGADVAFAGFGRDALAWLSELETHNERAWFQANKARYEAEVRGPMRALLAELGGWFGPGKVFRPNRDVRFARGKGPYKAWVGATVGEGGRVAGRYVQLDATHFLVAAGAHRLERETLARYRAAVRAEASGRALQRIADALAEAGTPLHGATLTRGPRDVPPDHPRLGLLKHTSVTLEVRTPVGPWLADPDAVLERVVPTLLAAEPLLGWLRKHLA